cccacagtccaaagacatgcaggttaggttaactggtgactctaaattgactgtaggtgtgaatggttgtctgtgtctatgtgtcagccctgtgatgacctggcgacttgtccagggtgtaccccgcctttcgcccgtagtcagctgggataggctccagcttgcctgcgaccctgtagaacaggataaagaagctagagataatgagatgagatgagattgatatTGTCAACTACAAATAACGGTTCTTTGATTTGGGGAAGATATCATTGTTTTGAATGATGGCTATCTTCCTCAGGCACATTAGATAGAAAGCTTATCAGAAAGCTTCACAGGGTGGCTAGTTAAGACCGATTATGAACTTGTGTGACATAGCTGAGAGACTAAAATaaagtcagaggtggacaaagtacccaacttcattacttaagtcaaagtacagatcccactggtcaaatgttactccaatacaagtgaaagttgtaccgtacagtcaaatttttacttaagttaaagtactgaagtacttgcttttaaaaatgcttaagtattaaaagtacattttctgtcaacacattgttatattattgctacagcacttacaaaacctaatgcctctgaagcaaccaagtggatttactgactagcttgtagaacctgtagaataaacacctggtagaatgttacaaaatgaaacacagctgaactgaaaaagagccattgtcatcttttttttttattgtaaaactcctccccacccccacaaagcagcatagtAGTGTTCGgacacagctctggcagtgtgtacacacacgtacagtggtgcttgaaagtttgtgaaccctttagaattttctatatttctgcataaatatgacctaaaacatcatcagattttcacacaagtcctaaaagtagataaagagaacccagttaaacaaatgagacaaaaatattatacttggtcatttatttattgaggaaaatgatccaatattacatatctgtgagtggcaaaagtatgtgaacctctaggattagcagttaatttgaaggtgaaattagagtcaggtgttttcaatcaatgggatgacaatcaggtgtgagtgggcaccctgttttatttaaagaacagggatctatcaaagtctgatcttcacaacacatgtttgtggaagtgtatcatggcacgaacaaaggagatttctgaggacctcagaagaagcgttgttgatgctcatcaggctggaaaaggttacaaaaccgtctctaaagagtttggactccaccaatccacagtcagacagattgtgtacaaatggaggaaattcaagaccattgttaccctccccaggagtgatcgaccaacaaagatcactccaagagcaaggcgtgtgatagtcggtgaggtcacaaaggaccccagggtaacttctaagcaacagaAGGCCTctctaacattggctaatgttaatgttcatgagtccaccatcaggagaacactgaacaacaatggtgtgcatggcagggttgcaaggagaaagccactgctctccaaaaagaacattgctgctcgtctgcagtttgctaaagatcacgtggacaagccagaaggctattggaaacatgttttgtggatggatgagaccaaaatagaactttttgctttaaatgagaagcattatgtttggagaaaggaaaacattgcattccagcataagaaccttatcccatctgtgaaacatggtggtggtagtatcatggtttgggcctgttttgctgcatctgggccaggacggcttgccatcatcgatggaacaatgaattctgaattataccagcgaattctaaatgaaaatgtcaggacatcggtccatgaactgaatctcaagagaatgtgggtcatgcagcaagacaacgaccctaagcacacaagtcattctaccaaagaatggttaaagaagaataaagttaatgttttggaatggccaagtcaaagtcctgatcttaatccaatggaaatgttgtggaaggacctgaagcgagcagttcatgtgaggaaacccaccaacatcccagagttgaagctgttctgtacagaggaacgggctaaaattcctccaagccggtgtgcaggactgatcaacagttaccgcaaacgtttagttgcagttattgctgcacaagggggtcacaccagatactgaaagcaaaggttcacatacttttgccactcacagatatgtaatattggatcattttcctcagtaaataaatgaccaagtataatatttttgtctcatttgtttaactgggttctctttatctacttttaggacttgtgtgaaaatctgatgatgttttaggtcatatttatgcaggaatatagaaaattctaaagggttcacaaactttcaagcaccactgtatgtgtatgttaatcaggaagacagtggaatagctgtaaatgcagcttgctcagaaaataaaaatgacaatccaacctgattaaaacccaggtccacacctcgagcttaataactgcccaacagcaacactgctttaagcaagaccaaAAAAGTGCAACACCatgatctgacatcaaaacaaaaaattccagcaatttgttagtacaatactgtccatctcacaggtctcacgtgggtgcgcgcgcatgcgtgtgtgtgtgtgtgtgtgtgtgtgtgtgcatgcgcatatattcatgcacatatgaatctgcctgtggaatcatggtggtttaacgttaagctagctagtcagtgaagctccacctgacatgctagcaaaatcttttcaaactcaaaatcatattgtgtagctaacattactagaaaagaaagatttctacattctgtttatttggcaagattatcctaaatatttctgaaaggacttcagataagggggcggcacagtggtgtagtggttagcgctgtcgcctcacagcaagaaggtccgggttcgagccccgtggccggcaagggcctttctgtgtggagtttgcatgttctccccgtgtccgcgtgggtttcctccgggtgctccggtttcccccacagtccaaagacatgcaggttaggttaactggtgactctaaattggccgtaggtgtgaatgtgagtgtgaatggttgtctgtgtctatgtgtcagccctgtgatgacctggcgacttgtccagggtgtaccccgcctttcgcccgtagtcagctgggataggctccagcttgcctgcgaccctgtagaaggataaagcggctagagataatgagatgagatgagacttcagataagttaacgttattcatgttagcgtaactccatttttacatgctaactaagtgtccaagttaactagctgtgtgttaacgttagccgtggacaaggctatggcacgttggcgggcaaatccatctttacaagctttctctttggaataaaacgtttacattcctcaatatgcttccgcaggttggacggcaaggtttttgtaggctgtgatgtgctccgttttaggcaaacaaagcaaacatttcaaacaaaacaactctttattcctttcagaaaactgaaacatgggttctagctgtagccatgagtgcatgcattccccagaagaaccgcctccttccattctgccatcaactgatcatgttaaataatgctgcggagaaatcactgatgttgattttatccagtctatggaagtgacgtgactctagtgattactgataggctgtctcagtgtcacctgcggaaaaaccactcacgttttagaaaagaaaaaacatccactttcaaagccacttaatagtaacgagtaatgaggaccttgatcgaaatgtagtggagtaaaaagtacgatatttgtctttcaaatgtaatgaagttaaagtcataagttgcaaaaaataaaataaaatactcaaAGAACAGATACTCAATaacgtgtacttaagtacagtactcaagtaaatgtgctTCATTCCTGTCCACCTCTGAATAAAGTAATGTTCTGCAAATTGTCATTCAATATTATATTTTTCTGCAAATAGGTTGTAGTTATAAACAAGCTGCATGTCTTAGAGTTGAAGTCTTGTAAAAATGTTGATCTAAACATGTTTATACCAGTACTGTTACTATTTTAGGGCACAAGATGCAACTGACCTTCTCTCAGAGGATCTGGTTTTGGTGAGTCATTTTGACAGCTTCATAAGTTACTTTGAGTTGCTTTCTTTAGACTGCATTAGCTACATTCCAGTAGCAGTATACACTCTTTTATATGGTCAGTGTGTGTCAGCTTAGTTGCTAAGTCTGGATGTGGCTGTGTGAAGGTGGAGCAGCGTGTGGAACCAACCAGGAAAGCAGCTCAGATCATCCATAAGAAGCTGTCTGGTTGTTTGCAGAGTCAGCAGGGGTTGGACTCAGAGAGACGAATGGtgatcatttctttctctgtttctGTCTTCTCATACCTCAATTCATCTAACTGAGAAGAAACCTTTGATTCCTCATCCCAAAACTCCAAAAAGGCATTAATTGCATTTGGTAATCCTGCCTTCTAACATGCTTTTTCTTtgcatttttctttttgtgtCATCTTTTAGAAAAAGCTGCCCCTTATGTTGCTCTCTGTCAGTATGGCTGAGAGCTTTAAAGATTTTGATGGCGAGTCATCTATTCGGTGAGAGTTTTGGACCAATTTTCCAAACATGCACATACAACAGAATTTCACACACTGATCTTTGAACTTTCTGTGACTTCAAGAATATCTTGCACTACATCTAATTGCTTTCTACTTAGTGCTAAACTGAGCAGCGGGAACAGGCTGAAAAATGTCGCAATCTGtggtcatgaaaattgacaggttTGTGAGACAAAAAGGCTAGATTCTGCTTCTTTACCCAAAATTGGTTGTCTTTTTACAGGAGAGTTCTCGAAATGTGCTGCTTCATGCAAAACATTCTGGCACAAACATTAGCAGACTTTGAAGTGAAGCTGGAAAAAGAAGTTCTGGAGCCTCTAAATAAACTCAGTGAGGTACTGCTTGTGCTTCTCTAGCATCTTTTTCTCATATTTCATCCACGGCATTCAGAAGCACTAAGAGCACAAACTTTATCTCTAATTAGTTAGACCTTCCAGAGATTTTGAGGAACAAAAAGCAGTTTGCGAAACTGACAACAGATTGGCACAACGCTCGAACCAGGTAGATGCTGACGTTCTCAAAGTTGTTTCAGAAGAGTAATTGACCTTGGACTTTGACTTTGGTCTTTCTTTTGTTCTCAGAGCTCAAGGGAGTACAGGTCCCCAGGCTAAACAAGATGGACTGAGAGAGGAAGTGGAGGAAGCCTGGAGAAAACTAGAGTCAATCAAGGTGTGAATTTGAAGCCGCCACGATTTTATACACCAAAAAGTGGTATTGCCGTTTGTAGACTGACCAaagtttttctttcataggatgaGTATTCAGCTGATCTTTACCATTTTGCCAGTAAAGAAGATGAATATGCCAATTACTTCATACGTGTAAGTACTTAATATCTCCAATAGGGCTGGTATGAAAAATGCATAGATATTCTGTTGGAGTTGGATTTCTTACTGTGATCTCCCTTTAGCTCTTAGAGCTACAGGCTGAATACCACAAACTCTCCCATGAATTCTTGGAGAAAAATATCACTGAGCTGAAGGAAAATCACAACCAAACAGGTGAGGAGGAATGAAATACAATGTCTAAAAAAAGGGTTTCTCTGTGCTTCTGGATTGGTATTTCAATGCATTCATTTAATGTATTAATGTTACAAACATAACATATGTCCTTGTAAATCCCTTATTCTTTGTATGTCCTGGTTAGAATCATTGCAGATTTTGGCATGAGGTACAATCTTCCATAAATGGGGTTCCTCAGCGGTGCTTGAGGTGATTGAGGGTTATATCTTTGTTAAAGAGTTCGTCTTACAACCTTTTCTGGAAGGAACCTTTAATGGTTTACCCAGAGGGACGAACCAAAGAATCCTTCAGGGTGATAGACGGAATCTTTTTTCTAAGAGTGTTTTCTGGTTTTTGTTAAGTGCttcacaattattattattacagcactgCCAGATGCAACAAACTTACGCTGAGGTTCTCCAGCCTGTGATGAAATACACAGTACAAAAGCATCtcacagtctttttttttccggctcaaacctcatctcatctcatctcattatctctagccactttatccttctacagggtcgcaggcaagctggtgcctatcccagttgactacaggcgaaaggcggggtacaccctggataagtcgccaggtcatcacagggctgacacatagacacagacaaccattcacactcacattcacacctacggtcaatttagagtcaccagttaacctaacctgcatgtctttggactgtgggggaaaccggagcacccggaggaaacccacgcggacatggggagaacatgcaaactccgcacagaaaggccctcgccggccacggggctcgaacccggaccttcttgctgtgaggcgacagcgttaaccactacaccaccgtgccgcccggctcaaACCTACAAACCTATTTTCTGAACATAGAAAAAGAATCATGATCCAGTTCTAAGAAAACGTAACAAACCTCAGaactaaaagtgtgtgtgtgtgtgtgtgtgtgtgtgtgtgtgtgtgtgtgtgtgtgtgtgtgtgtgaaaacagaaCCCCACGTGGGTGTCTCAACAAAGAAAGTGTATGGTGAGTCTCTGCTCTCCCACCTTAAGAACTGTGACCAAGAGATTGCTAAACCCATTCAGGAATGTGTTAACATGCTGCTGAGGACGGGACTCAGAGAAGAGGTGAGCAACTGGATGAACTCCTACAAACACAAATGTTACAGCTGCATATAATGAAAGCAAAGTCCAATTAAGGATGATGTAAATTTGTCTGGCCTGTGCTACCGTCCAATTTTAGCCACAGTGAAGTGTTTCCCATAGCGTGACTGACCACATGACATGCACACTTGCACTCACCCACAAATATACCATACTCCTTTCATACCGAGTGACCAACCCGGGTTATACCCACGTTGATTTGTGTCTGAAAGGGTTAACCTGCATTGTCTGACTCGGCTTTGCGATCCACCTCTTGAGTTTCTCGTTCCATGAGTTAATTGTTATGCATCTCTCCTGGGTTGTGACCCAGGTCTTATCTGAATTGTCATGACCAGGGGTTAAACAGTGTTGACTCTTGGTTTGAATTAACAAAAGAAGGGTTGAACATTGGTCAAGTAATCCAGTTATGAATGGATGCTTCCTCTATCTCCATATGATCTGTTCTGAACACTGCATGGCTCCTCTTAGGGCTTGTTCAGACTGACGGCAGCTGCTTCTGTGGTAAAAAAGCTGAAGAGCAGTCTGAACTCCGGGATGGTggatcatgctgagttcagtgctgACCCTCATGCTGTCGCAGGTAAGAGACCACCAGTGCAATATATCTGGCAATATTTTAACCATGCAAATATGAGCTCTATCAAACATCCCTAGAGTTCATAGATATTTGTGGAACATGTCTGATGGGTGGATATGACTTGGGGAAGCTATtagaaaacacttttattttggtCACATTTTCTCACAGGTGCTCTGAAATCTTACTTGAGAGAGCTGCCGGAACCTCTGATGACATTTGAACTGTATAACGAATGGCTTGAGGCATCAGGGTAAAATCTTAGAAGGAAATTTAAATTTGATTATTAATGCATACATTTAACGCCAACATCTAAAATAAGATGAGATTAAAATACTGTGTCTCCAACTCTGTCATTTAAGAGAAAAAGAACTAGATGACAAATTGGAGCGGTTTCGAGCTGTATTGAAAAAACTCCCAAAAGAAAACTACAGTAATCTTCGGTACGTTTTGTTGAATACTTTATTTGTTGAATGCCATCAAATTCTGAAGACTAACATTCAAAACCTCTGCCTGCTTCAGATATCTTGTCCAGTTTCTAGCGTGTTTGTCAGAACACCAGGCAGTTAACAGGATGACTCCAAGTAATATTGCCATAGTGCTTGGACCTAACCTACTGTGGCCTCGTATTGAGGGGTTAGTataacacagagacacagacgcaCTTTAATGCTTTGTCTCAACATTTCATTCTTTAATTAGCTCTTTATTTCGTATGCACAAATAATCCCCTTATCTCTGTCGATTTTCTGTATTATTTTGCAGAGAGACTTCTCTACTAGACATGGCTTCTGCCTCCTCAGTCCAGGTCGTGACAGTGATAGAACCACTCATACAATACTGCAAGAGCCTGTTCCTTGAAGGTTACTGCAGACCCGCGTGGATGAAAAAAATAATGTACCAATGTAAGATTTCTGCATCAGTGTCCCTTGTCAGCTTACACATTATATTGTTTTCCAGATGTTGATTTTGAGATTCCAGAACTCCCAGCGCTGTCTCCATCTTTACCACAGAAGTCCCCATCAGGCACTGTCTTTCCTGCCCCTTCAACTGCTTCTGTCTCAAAAACTGACAGGTAATCTTGCTCTTGTTCAATATAATGCAGTACATTGTTAAAAGCAATATCTCGTGCTTCAAGTCGCTGAGGTTTCTTTTCATTCATATATAAATTTTTCATCTAGATTTATATATTTACAGCTATAGTGTTTGAGATACAATGGATGCATAAGTTTTTCCAAATGTCTTCTCTTTTTCTATCCCACCAAGTCCATCTTCATCTGAAAACTATGGTGCAGCAGTAAATATTAAGACTGGTCCAATGGATCGTGGTACAACAACGTGGGAGCTCAACAGTCCTTCTCCAGTCAGTCAGCCGTCTGCTCAGGCTTCGAGTTCAAATGCAGCTCCTGGTCAGAATCAGCCCAAGACTTATCCTCAACCACAACCGCGCTCTCAGCTTCAAGCAAAGTCTCAATCTCAGACTCAGGATACAACCCAGGCGAAGGCAAACAACTCTCTAGAGGACAGCTCAGAGCACTCTGAGGGCACACTGAAGATCACCACTCCCTTTAAACGTACAGTATGGCATTTTACATTAACATAAACCCTCTGCATTAAGGCTCAATGGCATGCACACATTTTTCAAAGTCCTCATCCTATATCAATCTGTTACTTTAtgtcttgcagcaagaaggtcgtTTGTTCAGCTCAAGTCATTTAATAAAGACGCTGTTGTAAGCTATGGCAAACCCAAAACCCCAGTTGTTCCCATGAGCGAGGCCGGACCTCTGCCAAGAAGTTTTCCACTGGCCATGCCCGCAATCTCTGAGGCACAGACGGAGCCTGCAGCCAAACCCCAAGCTCCTCCTGCTCCTTCAGCTCCTCCTGCTCCTTCAGCTCCTCCTCTTCCTTCAGGTCCTCCACCTGAAGGAGGTCATCAGAGAAGGGCTGTGGGCAAGAGACCCAAAGTGCCCCCTCCACTTCCACCTCAGTCCCTGCCCAAGCAACTCTCATCGTCAGCCCAGTGAGCCCAACCTGCATTCTCCTTCATACTGATTTACtgccattagggtgcatcagttgccccctaaaaatgaaaagttcctccgatcatgatgcatttttgtttttatgttccttttggtaagaaaacacactgggtgaaatattttgacaaaattcaaaagtttaatggtggcaccaggagctcaaagttatggaaaaagctgctattttatgacttttatgacaaaatttcaatcacttttcatgaaacattatggcaccttatagagtataccaaatatcttagatacacatttttagtacatattctaaatatattatcaagcacagtttgagttttagctgttcattgaatcattgttcaactacttttaaacaatacaaatgcattatgaatcacattaatgcttctcaatcccttgcaaaggttcttaacatgatctctggctcacaagaaatcaataaatggagtccaacattgtgattcaaaccttaagcaaaaacataaaataagtgttttttggcaaaaaaatgaacctcatggtgccaccattagacttttgaatatggtcaaaaaattttacaggatgtctttattggtgaaaagcaggcccgccgacgggggggggggacaaacgggtatgttgtcccgggcccaggaatggggggccagaactgggctctcatgaagttgcaattattttatttcatttcaaaatgtgttgatttgggggagaaatgtgctatatttgcattcaataaatgatttctagatcttttgcctttattgtctttgaaaaaggcgtcaaaaaaaccctaccacccctaatgcaaaaatggtttggtctgactctttcagcccgtcccttctgtgtgtgtgtgtgagagagcgagcagcccctcccccaacccgcgcgctgcgagcagagtgtcacaggattttctcagtgcgctccctccaaacaacggggatttacacgaaaacggaaggagatattcacaaaattctttcacagtgagcgccacaaggctctcctgaacacactgatgtaatttctttgtctgtagtgtaaaaaatgaggtcactagagcgagttaaaaacgagtgacttttctgccaagtttataatggcagtctatggggctgcgcgcctgtcctctccttactttcaggcttctcattcaaaaactgcaagtcctatcgtgtaggtagacacattgtgtgaatcaggacaaatgtggctactacttttgagaaaattatgtgtgtggagtgaaaattggggctgaaaacacagtttaaatgagaaagtttgagctatttttccaagctctctacactctaacttaacgagttccactggtgtgtaacgcaatagacacccattataaaggctgattttctcaggctttataagggggaggggggtggagcatggcgagggcgggcgtgtttcttttcaaaatatggcttgcgggaaccgttattccaaaatcccgtactccacctttaaggggaaaaaacgacatcgttcgatcatagcgcttcgacaatcagcgtgcgtgccatttgccaacatgcacaagtcaggagcacagaaaagaaaagagaaaaagagaggaagaaaccaagagactcaggggctcactgcataaatattttaa
Above is a genomic segment from Neoarius graeffei isolate fNeoGra1 chromosome 14, fNeoGra1.pri, whole genome shotgun sequence containing:
- the sh3bp1 gene encoding SH3 domain-binding protein 1, with protein sequence MLKPFSLLKPFGNVGKAQDATDLLSEDLVLVEQRVEPTRKAAQIIHKKLSGCLQSQQGLDSERRMKKLPLMLLSVSMAESFKDFDGESSIRRVLEMCCFMQNILAQTLADFEVKLEKEVLEPLNKLSELDLPEILRNKKQFAKLTTDWHNARTRAQGSTGPQAKQDGLREEVEEAWRKLESIKDEYSADLYHFASKEDEYANYFIRLLELQAEYHKLSHEFLEKNITELKENHNQTEPHVGVSTKKVYGESLLSHLKNCDQEIAKPIQECVNMLLRTGLREEGLFRLTAAASVVKKLKSSLNSGMVDHAEFSADPHAVAGALKSYLRELPEPLMTFELYNEWLEASGEKELDDKLERFRAVLKKLPKENYSNLRYLVQFLACLSEHQAVNRMTPSNIAIVLGPNLLWPRIEGETSLLDMASASSVQVVTVIEPLIQYCKSLFLEDVDFEIPELPALSPSLPQKSPSGTVFPAPSTASVSKTDSPSSSENYGAAVNIKTGPMDRGTTTWELNSPSPVSQPSAQASSSNAAPGQNQPKTYPQPQPRSQLQAKSQSQTQDTTQAKANNSLEDSSEHSEGTLKITTPFKPRRSFVQLKSFNKDAVVSYGKPKTPVVPMSEAGPLPRSFPLAMPAISEAQTEPAAKPQAPPAPSAPPAPSAPPLPSGPPPEGGHQRRAVGKRPKVPPPLPPQSLPKQLSSSAQ